One region of Fusarium oxysporum f. sp. lycopersici 4287 chromosome 14, whole genome shotgun sequence genomic DNA includes:
- a CDS encoding V-type ATPase, D subunit, translating to MGRVTQIAAFSLAEVTYAVGGDIGYQVQESAKSARFRVRTKQDNVSVVLLPAFESYLTEGNNDFCLTGLGKGGQQVQRCGETYARAVEALVELASLQTAFVILDEVIRVVNRRVNAIEHVVIPRTENTIKYINSELDELDREEFY from the exons GCAGAAGTGACATATGCCGTTGGTGGTGACATTGGTTACCAAGTGCAGGAGTCCGCCAAGTCTGCTCGATTTCGCGTCCGTACGAAACAAGACAACGTATCCGTTGTTCTCCTTCCGGCTTTCGAAAGCTACCTTACCGAAGGAAACAATGACTTCTGTCTGACGGGTTTGGGTAAAGGAGGACAGCAGGTTCAGCGATGCGGGGAAACATATGCCCGTGCTGTTGAGGCGCTGGTTGAGCTGGCTAGTCTGCAGACCGCGTTTGTCATCCTCGATGAGGTCATCAGAGTGGTCAATCGGCGTG TTAACGCGATTGAGCATGTCGTTATTCCCAGGACCGAAAATACCATCAAATACATCAACTCTGAGCTTGACGAGCTCGATCGCGAGGAGTTCTACTGA